Proteins encoded together in one Ipomoea triloba cultivar NCNSP0323 chromosome 4, ASM357664v1 window:
- the LOC116017235 gene encoding AT-hook motif nuclear-localized protein 23-like — translation MAGLDLGSASRFVSQLQGRPETEDESSRNPFSGESGGGGGVLGDVVARRPRGRPAGSKNKPKPPVIITRESANALRAHILEVSNGCDVFESVANYARKRQRGICVLSGNGTVNNVTLRQPSAAGAVVTLQGRFEILSLSGSFLPPPAPPGATSLTIYLAGSQGQVVGGNVVGPLMASGPVIVIAASFTNVAYERLPLDDDEAAAAALQMQPPQSEPSDGGGAFPDPSLGLPFFNLPNGQLPMESPGGWAGNPASRGQY, via the coding sequence ATGGCGGGGTTAGACTTAGGTTCAGCGTCCCGTTTTGTTTCTCAGCTTCAAGGGCGGCCAGAGACGGAGGATGAGAGCAGCCGGAACCCTTTTTCCGGCGAGAGTGGAGGCGGCGGAGGGGTGTTGGGTGATGTGGTGGCTCGACGGCCGAGAGGGCGGCCGGCGGGGTCGAAGAATAAGCCGAAACCGCCGGTGATTATTACGCGGGAAAGTGCGAACGCTCTCCGGGCGCATATTTTGGAGGTGAGTAATGGGTGCGATGTTTTCGAGTCGGTTGCGAATTATGCGCGGAAGCGGCAGAGAGGGATTTGTGTTTTGAGCGGGAATGGGACGGTGAACAACGTGACGCTCCGGCAGCCGTCGGCGGCGGGCGCCGTCGTGACGCTGCAGGGGCGGTTCGAGATACTGTCGCTGTCGGGGTCGTTTCTGCCGCCACCGGCGCCGCCGGGGGCCACCAGCTTGACGATTTACCTCGCCGGGAGCCAAGGGCAGGTGGTGGGAGGGAACGTGGTGGGGCCGTTGATGGCGTCCGGGCCGGTCATCGTCATCGCCGCCTCCTTCACCAACGTGGCGTACGAGCGCCTCCCGCTCGACGACGACGAGGCGGCCGCCGCGGCGCTCCAGATGCAACCGCCGCAGTCCGAACCGTCCGACGGTGGCGGAGCCTTCCCGGACCCCTCTCTAGGgcttcctttcttcaacctcCCAAACGGCCAGCTCCCCATGGAGAGCCCCGGGGGATGGGCTGGAAATCCAGCATCTCGGGGTCAGTACTAA
- the LOC116016745 gene encoding pentatricopeptide repeat-containing protein ELI1, chloroplastic, which translates to MPATSLFSTPPIHPPSKSSKSSLSPSPERLKFLIDKSKTIKQLLQIHAFLIRHGIDCDPILNFRLQRSYSSLGHLKHSVTLFRSTPSPSVFTYTSIIHSHTINNLHEQAFLLYVEMLTQDIEPNQFTFSAILKACPLKSGEAIHGQALKFQCDSDTYVRTSLVDVYARGGDLVSARKLFDTMPERSLVSLTTMIAGYAKNGDVDKARELFDRMEERDVVCWNAMIDGYTQYGRPNEALALFRHMLLSNVKPNEVTVLAVLSACGQSGALESGQWVHTYVKNNRIPVNLRVGTALIDMYSKCGSLEDARIVFNQMNAKDVVAWNSMIVGYAMHGFSQEALQLFREFCRLKLQPSDITFIGILNACANAGLVNEGWGYFHSMKEYGIEPKIEHYGCMVNLLGRAGHLQEAYEFIRSMKIDPDPVLWGTLLGACRIHRDIKLGEKIVEFLVECNLANSGTYVLLSNIYAAAGDWDGAAKVRAMMKKSGVEKEPGCSSIEVNNKVHEFLAGDMKHPKTKEIYSMLEEINRWLEAHGYTPQTDIVLHDIGESEKQKSLAVHSEKLAIAFGLISTQPGTTIKIVKNLRVCQDCHAVSKLISKITGRKLIVRDRNRFHHFENGSCSCGDYW; encoded by the coding sequence ATGCCTGCTACTTCCTTGTTCTCCACCCCACCAATACACCCCCCAAGCAAATCCAGCAAAAGCAGCCTTTCACCCTCACCGGAAAGACTTAAATTCCTCATTGATAAATCCAAAACCATCAAACAGCTCCTGCAAATACATGCGTTTCTGATCCGCCATGGCATTGACTGTGACCCCATACTGAATTTCAGGCTTCAGAGGTCCTACTCATCTCTCGGCCATCTCAAACATTCTGTCACGCTTTTCAGATCAACCCCAAGTCCAAGTGTCTTTACCTACACTTCCATTATCCATAGCCACACCATCAACAATCTCCATGAGCAAGCTTTTCTTTTGTATGTTGAAATGCTAACCCAAGACATTGAGCCCAACCAGTTTACATTCTCTGCCATCCTCAAAGCGTGCCCCTTGAAATCTGGAGAAGCTATCCATGGACAAGCCCTCAAGTTTCAGTGTGACTCAGATACTTATGTTAGGACCTCTCTTGTTGATGTCTATGCAAGAGGTGGTGATCTTGTCTCGGCCCGCAAGCTGTTTGATACAATGCCTGAAAGGAGTTTGGTTTCTTTGACGACAATGATTGCTGGGTATGCAAAGAATGGGGATGTGGACAAGGCGAGGGAGTTATTTGATAGGATGGAAGAGAGGGATGTTGTATGTTGGAACGCTATGATTGATGGCTATACTCAATATGGGAGGCCTAACGAGGCATTGGCTCTCTTTAGACACATGTTATTATCTAATGTAAAACCTAACGAAGTCACTGTGCTTGCAGTTCTTTCTGCTTGTGGTCAATCGGGAGCACTGGAATCTGGCCAGTGGGTTCATACTTACGTGAAAAATAACAGGATTCCAGTTAATTTACGTGTAGGCACAGCGCTGATTGACATGTATAGCAAATGTGGAAGTTTGGAGGATGCAAGGATAGTGTTCAATCAGATGAATGCTAAGGATGTTGTTGCGTGGAACTCGATGATTGTAGGGTATGCCATGCACGGATTTAGCCAAGAAGCGTTGCAGTTGTTCCGTGAGTTTTGCAGATTGAAACTCCAACCATCTGATATAACCTTTATTGGCATCTTAAATGCTTGTGCCAATGCAGGATTGGTTAATGAAGGATGGGGCTATTTCCATTCAATGAAGGAGTATGGGATTGAACCAAAGATTGAGCATTATGGCTGCATGGTAAATCTTCTCGGCCGAGCTGGACATTTACAAGAGGCATATGAGTTTATTAGAAGTATGAAGATAGACCCTGATCCTGTTTTATGGGGAACATTACTTGGTGCCTGTAGGATTCATAGAGACATCAAACTGGGAGAGAAAATTGTGGAATTCCTAGTCGAATGCAATCTCGCAAATTCTGGAACATATGTTCTGCTCTCCAACATATACGCTGCAGCGGGAGACTGGGATGGGGCTGCAAAGGTGAGGGCAATGATGAAGAAAAGTGGGGTTGAGAAGGAGCCAGGTTGCAGCTCAATCGAGGTGAATAACAAGGTACATGAGTTCCTTGCCGGCGACATGAAACACCCTAAGACCAAAGAGATTTACTCTATGCTAGAGGAAATCAACAGGTGGCTTGAGGCTCATGGTTACACTCCACAAACAGACATTGTATTGCATGACATTGGGGAGTCAGAGAAGCAGAAATCCCTGGCTGTTCACAGTGAAAAACTTGCCATTGCATTTGGACTGATAAGCACTCAGCCTGGAACTACAATCAAGATTGTCAAAAACCTTAGGGTGTGCCAAGACTGTCATGCTGTGTCCAAACTCATCTCCAAGATCACAGGCAGGAAACTCATTGTTAGAGACCGGAATCGCTTCCACCATTTCGAGAATGGTTCATGTTCTTGCGGTGACTACTGGTAA